One Longimicrobiales bacterium DNA segment encodes these proteins:
- a CDS encoding zinc-dependent metalloprotease, giving the protein MRIDDAAFTGLCVLLLAAGGCGTRAAAAPAQTPDRPAGAAARDTGMKPYAQAIPRDATADSGMFVVHSTADRVLFEIPDSLLGREMLMISRWASVPTNFGGFNPAGFSAQEQIMTWERRGDRILLRKHSYDQVAADSAAIALSVMANNLAPIVASFPIAAITPDSGGVVVDVTDFYKGDTPAISGLSPARRREYGVRRLDPERSYINSARAYPMNVEVRHTQTFEATTPPSDEHIGALTIDMNQSLVLLPRDPMRPRHADDRVGYFSIRQINFGIADQKAPEQRFIRRWRLEPSDRAAYARGELVEPVKPIVYYLDPATPPEYRSCVRQGIEDWQAAFETAGFRNAIVAADPPSAAEDPDWNPEDVRYSVVRWAASETRNAQGPSTSDPRTGEIIESDIVWYHNHLRSYRNRLLIETGAANPAVRSLPIDEGLMCEAMRQVIAHEVGHALGLPHNMISSSAYPVDSLRSPTFAARMGVAPSIMDYARQNYVAQPGDGLTGADFIRRIGPYDHHSINWGYRVLPDAPTPDAEVATLNRWITDRANDPVYRFLQGQPSAADPRSQTEDIGDDPVRASTYGIENLKRVLPNLIRWTTRPGEDYSDLEEIYGEFVGQWYRYVNHVAAVIGGVHADLKTADQAGAVYSPVPRAEQERALEFIAEQVLEEPVWILDQAVLDRIGTGGPQQLQQRQAAMVSNLLSSSRLGRMAELELTHPGRAWPVGDYLDDVRSAVWGSAAATARNAYRRALHRAHVARLAALLNSETDASDVRALARAQLVSVRAAANTAAGQATGVARAHLRDIVERIDEALDPS; this is encoded by the coding sequence ATGAGAATTGACGACGCCGCGTTCACGGGGCTGTGCGTCCTGCTGCTCGCCGCCGGCGGCTGCGGCACGCGCGCGGCCGCCGCACCTGCCCAGACACCGGACCGTCCAGCGGGGGCGGCCGCGCGCGACACGGGGATGAAGCCGTATGCGCAGGCGATCCCGCGCGACGCGACTGCAGACAGCGGGATGTTCGTGGTGCACAGCACCGCGGACCGGGTACTGTTCGAGATTCCGGACTCACTGCTCGGCCGCGAGATGCTGATGATCAGCCGGTGGGCGAGTGTGCCGACGAATTTCGGCGGGTTCAATCCAGCGGGTTTCTCGGCGCAGGAGCAGATCATGACGTGGGAGCGCCGCGGCGACCGGATCCTGCTGCGCAAGCACTCCTACGACCAGGTTGCGGCCGACAGTGCGGCGATTGCGCTCAGCGTAATGGCAAACAACCTGGCGCCGATCGTCGCATCGTTCCCGATTGCGGCGATCACGCCGGACTCCGGCGGGGTCGTGGTCGATGTAACGGATTTCTACAAGGGCGATACGCCTGCGATCAGCGGACTGAGCCCCGCTCGGCGCCGCGAGTACGGGGTGCGGCGCCTCGATCCGGAACGCAGCTACATCAATTCGGCGCGTGCGTACCCGATGAACGTGGAGGTGCGGCACACACAGACGTTCGAGGCGACGACACCGCCCTCGGATGAGCACATCGGCGCCCTCACGATCGACATGAACCAGTCGCTGGTGCTGCTGCCGCGCGACCCGATGCGGCCGCGCCATGCGGACGACCGGGTCGGCTACTTCAGCATCCGTCAGATCAACTTCGGCATTGCGGATCAGAAGGCGCCGGAGCAGCGCTTCATCCGGCGGTGGCGGCTGGAGCCGAGCGACCGGGCCGCGTACGCGCGTGGCGAGCTGGTAGAGCCGGTCAAGCCGATCGTCTACTATCTCGATCCTGCGACACCGCCCGAGTATCGCTCGTGCGTGCGTCAAGGCATTGAGGACTGGCAGGCGGCATTCGAGACGGCCGGCTTCCGCAATGCCATTGTCGCGGCCGATCCGCCGTCGGCGGCCGAGGACCCGGACTGGAACCCGGAGGATGTGCGCTACTCGGTGGTGCGGTGGGCCGCGAGCGAGACCCGCAACGCACAGGGTCCGAGCACGAGCGATCCGCGCACGGGCGAGATCATTGAGAGCGACATCGTCTGGTACCACAACCATCTCCGTTCGTATCGCAACCGCCTGCTGATCGAGACGGGTGCGGCGAACCCGGCGGTGCGGAGCCTGCCGATCGATGAGGGACTGATGTGCGAGGCGATGCGGCAGGTGATCGCACACGAGGTCGGTCACGCCCTCGGACTCCCGCACAACATGATCTCGAGCTCCGCGTATCCTGTCGATTCGCTGCGGTCACCGACCTTCGCCGCGCGCATGGGTGTGGCGCCGTCGATCATGGACTACGCGCGGCAGAACTACGTGGCGCAGCCAGGCGATGGTCTTACCGGCGCGGACTTCATCCGCCGCATCGGGCCGTATGACCACCACTCGATCAACTGGGGATACCGCGTCCTGCCGGACGCGCCGACGCCCGACGCGGAGGTGGCCACACTCAACCGCTGGATCACGGACCGCGCGAACGACCCGGTTTACCGGTTCCTCCAGGGCCAGCCGTCAGCCGCGGACCCGCGGTCGCAGACGGAGGACATCGGCGATGATCCGGTGCGTGCGAGCACGTACGGCATCGAGAACCTGAAGCGCGTGCTGCCGAACCTCATCCGGTGGACTACGCGGCCGGGCGAGGACTATTCCGATCTGGAGGAGATCTACGGTGAGTTCGTGGGGCAGTGGTATCGCTACGTGAACCACGTCGCGGCCGTGATTGGCGGCGTGCACGCCGATCTCAAGACGGCCGATCAGGCAGGCGCGGTCTACAGTCCCGTCCCGCGCGCGGAGCAGGAACGGGCCCTCGAGTTCATCGCTGAACAGGTACTGGAGGAGCCCGTCTGGATACTGGATCAGGCCGTTCTCGATCGCATCGGCACGGGCGGGCCGCAGCAGCTGCAGCAGCGACAGGCGGCGATGGTGAGCAACCTGCTGTCGAGCAGCCGGCTCGGCAGGATGGCGGAGCTCGAGCTGACCCACCCCGGCCGGGCCTGGCCGGTCGGTGATTACCTCGACGACGTCCGTTCGGCCGTGTGGGGCAGTGCGGCCGCGACCGCGCGCAATGCCTATCGTCGTGCGCTGCACCGTGCGCACGTCGCGCGGCTGGCCGCGCTGCTGAACAGTGAGACGGACGCGTCGGATGTGCGGGCGCTGGCTCGTGCGCAGCTGGTGAGCGTGCGTGCCGCGGCGAACACCGCTGCAGGCCAGGCGACCGGCGTGGCGCGTGCGCACCTGCGCGACATTGTGGAGCGTATCGACGAGGCGCTGGACCCGAGCTGA
- a CDS encoding sigma-54 dependent transcriptional regulator, producing MTEQQGPVPPSPRVLVVDDVVAMAEQYAYDLKRLGGYRTRIAGGGREAIAAMVEEEVDCVILDLEMPGMDGFEVLRTMHDRDLDLPVIVYTGTGDFERCAHAIRLGAYSFIDKAESMQRVVQEVGNALERGRLVREVRTLRARVNTESTLIGDSAPMRKLREQIRVLAPIPSPVLILGESGSGKELVAHDLHAFGTDPRAPFVPVNCAALPEALVESELFGHERGAFTGADRARRGAFELAGRGTLFLDEIGELPLPVQAKLLRALEAREITRLGAERPTPVLARVVAATHRDLDADVDAKRFRQDLYYRLNVHILKVPPLRDRSSDVPLLVNHFLAILCDRFGMRRKAISDDAMALLTACDWRRNNVRELRNIVERVIIAAGDGDIGLDHIPPEIANHAGDTPSTSLQAKRADAERQIIIDALDRNGGHVTNTARELGLADHASLLKIMRRLDIRRG from the coding sequence GTGACCGAGCAGCAGGGACCCGTACCGCCGAGCCCGCGCGTTCTCGTGGTCGATGACGTCGTTGCCATGGCGGAGCAGTACGCGTACGACCTGAAGCGCCTGGGCGGCTACCGCACGCGCATTGCCGGCGGCGGACGCGAGGCGATCGCGGCGATGGTGGAGGAGGAGGTCGACTGCGTGATTCTCGATCTCGAGATGCCGGGCATGGACGGCTTCGAGGTCCTGCGAACGATGCATGACCGTGACCTGGACCTGCCGGTCATCGTCTATACGGGCACGGGCGACTTCGAGCGGTGCGCACATGCGATCCGACTGGGCGCGTACAGCTTCATCGACAAGGCCGAGTCGATGCAGCGCGTGGTGCAGGAGGTGGGCAATGCACTCGAGCGCGGCCGTCTGGTACGTGAGGTCAGGACACTGCGTGCACGGGTCAACACCGAGTCCACGCTGATCGGCGACTCCGCTCCCATGCGGAAGCTGCGCGAACAGATCCGTGTGCTGGCGCCGATCCCGAGCCCGGTCCTGATACTCGGCGAGAGCGGATCGGGCAAGGAGCTGGTAGCGCACGACCTGCACGCGTTCGGGACGGATCCCCGGGCACCGTTCGTTCCGGTCAACTGTGCCGCGCTGCCGGAGGCACTCGTCGAAAGCGAGCTCTTCGGTCATGAGCGCGGCGCGTTCACCGGCGCCGACCGTGCGCGCCGCGGCGCGTTCGAGCTGGCGGGGCGCGGCACGCTGTTCCTCGATGAGATCGGCGAGCTGCCGCTGCCCGTTCAGGCCAAGCTGCTACGTGCTCTGGAGGCACGCGAGATCACACGGCTCGGCGCCGAACGACCGACACCCGTCCTCGCGCGCGTCGTGGCCGCCACGCACCGCGACCTGGACGCCGATGTGGACGCGAAGCGGTTCCGGCAGGACTTGTACTACCGACTGAACGTACACATCCTGAAGGTGCCGCCGCTGCGCGACCGCAGCTCGGACGTGCCGCTTCTCGTCAATCACTTCCTCGCCATCCTGTGCGACCGCTTCGGTATGCGCAGGAAGGCGATCTCCGATGACGCCATGGCGCTGCTCACGGCCTGCGACTGGCGCCGCAACAACGTCCGCGAGCTGCGCAACATCGTCGAGCGGGTCATCATCGCCGCCGGCGATGGCGACATCGGGCTGGATCACATCCCGCCCGAGATCGCCAACCACGCGGGCGATACGCCGTCCACATCGCTCCAGGCGAAACGTGCGGACGCCGAGCGGCAGATCATTATTGACGCGCTCGACCGTAACGGCGGCCACGTCACCAACACCGCGCGCGAGCTCGGCCTCGCCGACCACGCGAGCCTGCTCAAGATCATGCGCAGGCTGGACATCAGGCGCGGCTGA
- a CDS encoding ATP-binding protein, with the protein MTFRTRILLACLAVAAVPLLVLAAGARHVVRERLTLQYQESVEQSAQAVQAELARTAAVLDERIRTLVARTTDRPDTRAALLDSEPGTALVDYAPDAMRLAGLDFMLLLDERGSVLSSGHFRNDYGRDLPWLTGLATISGPAVVEAHRPAGSFTALVRARSFELGDRSFALVAGVEIDSTFVSRLTDTVGNVLVTLQRPDGIITGAMPLPGDAVTQTIGVPFIAGDDAADGDTATWMISQSLAPLHAIVALVDRWFAIALGTALLLAFVIARILAARVTRPLERLARNASRVELTRYDVRLSTPRRDEIGSLSRLLDRMVQRLRAGAQQLREAERRATVGDMARQVNHDIRNGLLPIRNVIHHLGEVAEESPGELAAVFNERAGTLRGGIGYLENLATNYARLTPRTERRPCDVNAIIEALRDTGVPDDDRLTLELTRPLPHATADPVALRRVLENLMINALESLPAGEGRVTIRTAEAAAAPDRGVAIIVADTGAGIPPDAVDRIFDDFYTTKERGTGLGLSIVRRLVTDMGGRIRVQSEPGRGTMFTVDLPVEGQ; encoded by the coding sequence ATGACGTTCCGCACGCGCATACTCCTCGCCTGCCTCGCCGTCGCGGCCGTACCGCTCCTCGTCCTCGCCGCGGGCGCCCGTCACGTTGTGCGCGAACGTCTCACGCTCCAGTACCAGGAAAGCGTGGAGCAGTCGGCGCAGGCTGTGCAGGCCGAGCTCGCGCGCACTGCCGCTGTGCTCGACGAACGCATCCGCACGCTGGTGGCGCGGACCACGGACCGCCCCGACACCCGCGCAGCACTGCTCGATTCGGAGCCGGGTACGGCGCTGGTCGACTACGCACCGGACGCGATGCGGCTGGCCGGACTCGACTTCATGCTGCTGCTCGACGAGCGTGGCAGCGTTCTCAGCTCCGGCCATTTCCGCAACGATTACGGACGGGACCTCCCATGGCTGACAGGACTCGCCACGATCTCAGGCCCCGCAGTGGTAGAAGCGCACCGGCCGGCAGGCTCGTTCACGGCACTCGTGCGTGCCCGATCGTTCGAGCTCGGCGACCGCAGCTTCGCGCTGGTGGCGGGAGTGGAAATCGATTCGACGTTCGTGTCCCGGCTGACGGACACTGTCGGAAACGTTTTGGTGACGCTGCAGCGCCCCGACGGCATCATCACGGGTGCCATGCCGCTGCCCGGGGACGCGGTCACACAGACGATCGGGGTTCCGTTCATCGCCGGTGACGATGCCGCTGATGGCGATACTGCGACATGGATGATATCGCAATCGCTCGCGCCGCTGCATGCGATCGTCGCTCTCGTGGATCGATGGTTCGCCATTGCGCTCGGAACGGCGCTTCTGCTGGCCTTCGTGATCGCACGGATCCTCGCCGCACGCGTCACGCGGCCGCTCGAGCGGCTCGCCCGCAATGCCAGTCGCGTCGAGCTGACGCGCTACGACGTCCGGCTGTCAACGCCCCGGCGCGACGAGATCGGGTCGCTGTCGCGGCTGCTCGACCGGATGGTGCAGCGCCTGCGCGCTGGCGCACAGCAGCTTCGTGAAGCGGAGCGACGCGCGACGGTGGGCGACATGGCTCGCCAGGTGAACCACGACATACGCAACGGTTTGCTGCCGATCCGCAATGTCATACATCACCTCGGCGAGGTTGCAGAGGAGTCGCCTGGAGAGCTCGCCGCTGTGTTCAACGAGCGGGCGGGCACACTGCGGGGCGGAATCGGGTATCTGGAGAACCTGGCGACGAATTACGCGCGGCTCACTCCGCGCACGGAACGCAGGCCGTGCGATGTGAACGCCATCATCGAGGCGCTGCGGGATACGGGAGTACCCGATGACGATCGTCTCACACTCGAGCTCACACGTCCGCTGCCGCATGCGACCGCCGATCCGGTCGCACTCCGGCGCGTCCTCGAGAACCTCATGATCAATGCGCTGGAGAGCCTCCCCGCTGGTGAAGGCCGCGTGACCATCCGCACGGCTGAAGCCGCAGCGGCGCCGGACCGCGGCGTCGCGATCATCGTGGCGGACACGGGGGCCGGCATCCCGCCTGATGCGGTGGACCGGATATTCGATGACTTCTACACGACGAAGGAGCGCGGCACCGGTCTCGGCCTGTCGATCGTGCGGCGCCTGGTGACGGACATGGGCGGACGCATCCGCGTGCAGAGCGAGCCCGGCCGCGGCACGATGTTCACTGTTGACCTGCCGGTAGAGGGCCAGTGA
- a CDS encoding thiol-activated cytolysin family protein, translated as MHDPRRHPACTTFLAVSLTFLLACSEDANGPTDPGSSTPPASVDAYMNTLPDTWADYAPLEPTSNAVAGAATTTEQTVQEPGPGGIVQPVIYACTETPYSLTDTPAEIAMYQPNANIMWLGNLIQGASYKGGSGSFEELTITERDTLTISIDLLTQDNVAVIPRPTLGSVQSAVGGLIERAADRGHKTGSSISWEENITYSVEQAALQLGLSARYLGGKAKTDLSTSRVANEKTYTAHFVQRMFTIAIELPASAGDFFTDDFTQAKLEKLISDGYIGPNNPPVYIASISYGRILTYSLTSTHSEHRIKAAISASYNGVAGGASGYTEAELLETLDQQNVRVATIGGDAQNVLNLIATGNLKAYFTSDEPVSLTTARPISYQLNYLGDNRTAEVSETSSYTLTECSPKAAAGGRFDFPSIQEGSSPVPTPYSVTTGDFNGDGRGDLLWNHLVSGSNRIAVGFGMTDGTFDIRTAVTHDMTPPEGWGNGYTMHVGDFNADGLDDLMWNRVRGGGANRVYIAISNGDGTFAFRTPTTHPNEPAWIDGWRTHVGDLNGDGRSDIIWNLLGQSNYTFTARAVTDSTFAYSGRMTHPSQGFQPYVAYIGDVDGDGDDDITWNKTPSDNWIHFGRSNGNGTLTLSMSAQSIGSAAGWQSYVTNTGDVNRDGRMDMVWTVHDAAFILHRALGETNGRFRHLQYSSHDPLDLQGTLETLMGDFNGDGGDDLLFIDIGVGRNHMTIAQGNVDGGFDFTPTPQEHPASAGSEDWTAFRGGILVLDVNGDCRDDVVWNERSVTNRIYVALARGQGSCAAPGMMSGRSALRW; from the coding sequence ATGCATGATCCACGACGTCATCCTGCCTGTACGACCTTCCTCGCGGTCTCCCTCACGTTCCTGCTGGCATGCTCCGAGGACGCGAACGGGCCGACCGATCCGGGGAGCTCGACACCGCCGGCATCAGTCGATGCCTACATGAACACACTGCCGGACACCTGGGCCGACTATGCGCCACTCGAGCCGACTTCCAACGCCGTCGCAGGCGCGGCGACCACGACCGAGCAGACGGTCCAGGAGCCCGGCCCCGGCGGGATCGTGCAGCCGGTGATCTACGCTTGCACCGAGACACCCTACTCTCTGACGGACACGCCCGCAGAGATCGCGATGTATCAGCCGAACGCCAACATCATGTGGCTCGGCAACCTGATCCAGGGTGCGAGCTACAAGGGTGGCAGCGGCTCGTTCGAGGAGCTGACGATCACCGAGCGCGACACTCTCACGATATCGATCGACCTCCTGACGCAGGACAACGTCGCGGTCATTCCGCGTCCCACACTCGGCAGCGTGCAATCGGCCGTTGGCGGCCTCATCGAGCGTGCGGCGGACCGCGGCCACAAGACGGGATCGAGCATCTCGTGGGAAGAGAACATCACGTACTCCGTCGAACAGGCTGCGCTCCAGCTCGGGCTGTCCGCGCGCTACCTGGGCGGCAAGGCCAAGACCGATCTGTCGACGTCACGTGTCGCCAACGAGAAGACGTACACTGCGCATTTCGTGCAGAGAATGTTCACGATCGCGATCGAGCTGCCGGCGAGCGCCGGCGACTTTTTCACGGACGATTTCACGCAGGCGAAGCTCGAGAAGCTGATCAGCGACGGCTACATTGGTCCGAACAACCCGCCCGTCTACATCGCGAGTATCTCGTATGGCCGGATCCTCACGTACTCGCTGACGTCCACGCACTCGGAGCACAGGATCAAGGCGGCGATATCCGCATCGTACAATGGCGTCGCCGGCGGGGCGAGCGGCTACACCGAGGCGGAGCTGCTCGAGACGCTCGATCAGCAGAATGTCCGCGTAGCGACGATCGGGGGCGATGCGCAGAACGTTTTGAACCTCATCGCCACCGGCAATCTCAAGGCGTACTTCACCAGCGATGAGCCCGTCTCGCTCACGACGGCACGCCCCATTTCCTATCAGCTCAACTACCTCGGTGACAACAGGACCGCAGAAGTCTCCGAGACGAGCAGCTACACGCTGACCGAGTGCAGCCCGAAGGCCGCGGCCGGCGGACGCTTCGACTTCCCTTCCATACAGGAAGGCTCATCGCCCGTCCCCACACCCTACTCCGTCACGACCGGCGACTTCAACGGCGACGGCCGTGGCGATCTGCTGTGGAACCACCTGGTCTCCGGATCCAACCGCATCGCCGTCGGGTTCGGAATGACCGACGGAACGTTCGACATCCGAACGGCAGTTACCCATGACATGACGCCGCCGGAAGGCTGGGGCAACGGCTACACGATGCACGTCGGTGACTTCAATGCCGATGGTCTCGACGATCTAATGTGGAACCGCGTCCGGGGTGGCGGTGCGAACCGCGTCTACATCGCAATCTCGAACGGCGATGGCACGTTTGCCTTCCGCACACCCACAACCCATCCGAATGAGCCCGCATGGATCGACGGCTGGCGTACTCACGTCGGCGACCTGAACGGCGATGGCCGCAGCGACATCATCTGGAACCTGCTCGGCCAGTCCAACTACACGTTCACTGCCCGTGCCGTCACCGACAGTACATTCGCCTATAGCGGACGCATGACACATCCGTCACAGGGATTTCAGCCGTACGTCGCCTACATCGGCGATGTCGACGGCGACGGTGATGACGACATCACATGGAACAAGACACCGTCCGACAACTGGATCCACTTCGGCCGGTCGAACGGCAACGGCACGCTGACCCTGTCGATGTCCGCGCAGTCCATCGGCTCGGCCGCCGGCTGGCAGTCCTACGTGACGAACACGGGCGACGTCAATCGCGATGGCCGCATGGACATGGTCTGGACCGTGCACGACGCGGCGTTCATTCTGCACCGCGCGCTGGGCGAGACGAACGGCCGGTTCCGTCACCTCCAGTATTCGAGCCACGACCCGCTCGACCTGCAGGGCACGCTCGAGACGCTGATGGGCGATTTCAACGGGGACGGCGGCGACGACCTCCTGTTCATCGATATCGGTGTCGGCCGCAACCACATGACGATAGCGCAGGGCAACGTCGATGGCGGCTTCGACTTCACGCCGACGCCGCAGGAGCATCCGGCGAGCGCGGGCTCAGAGGACTGGACGGCGTTCCGCGGCGGGATCCTGGTGCTGGACGTGAACGGCGACTGTCGCGATGACGTCGTCTGGAACGAGCGGTCCGTGACGAACCGGATCTATGTCGCGCTGGCGCGCGGGCAGGGCTCGTGCGCGGCGCCCGGCATGATGAGCGGGCGTTCAGCTCTGCGCTGGTGA
- a CDS encoding serine/threonine-protein kinase — MDRERLDRAQALFDAALELDAADRTDFMETMCGADEELRALVGRLLDAHEEAATLGIVSGAIQTAAREWSDGAGSGRLLGPYRLLRELGRGGMGTVWLAERADDAYHAQVAIKIVRGGFADAELARRFRAERQVLADLTHPNIARLLDGGDAPDGTPYLVMEYVDGEAITAYSERRELDLRSRLELFLRVCDAVQHAHASLIVHRDIKPSNILVDADGVPKLVDFGIAKPLAGNADATALMERRLTPSYASPEQIRGERVTVGTDVFSLGVLLYELLTGEQPFGAQASTADQQRRVLEMDPPAASVAVRQRTGSAWSVSGRALQGDLDNIVARSIRKEPEARYPSVRELAEDIGRYVAGQPVLARPATISYRARKFVRRHAGAVAAAAALVLALAGGLGATTWQARRAESARADAVTALAQANVVKDFLTGLFQASDPRATRGSEVTARELLERGVERADELADQPAVQAELLSVLARVQLQLGEYRSAADLTARAVDVRRTLPQGVDSLLVSDMNVLGSAFDRLGQPDTAAHYFREAIALGRPVLGEQHDAVMGAMNNLATSLARQGLDEESQDMYRQVLELQQRVLGPDHIDNAPVYNNLGLQLTHHGQYAEAEPLMRETLRLYLAEFGEDHPNTSFGLDNLAMMLREAGRYDEAEPFARRGLAVRRQVFGPDHRFTGESLFSLGTLLALRGAPGDHVESDSLLSAALVVYHTTLGEDHPGTAYVLHSQGVLAEAQGDRAAAEQKYRTALDIRRGSTRDSPRVTIHTLVALGQLLLPSDTAAAMPLLREAHTIAVERLEPGDPVRSRAAIALSLGLAVTGSSAEAAPVFEAALRALRERIGQEHPDTRAACAAARAAGIDDGGTCSAGSPAQS; from the coding sequence ATGGATCGCGAAAGGCTCGACCGTGCGCAGGCGCTCTTCGACGCCGCGCTCGAACTGGATGCGGCCGACCGCACCGACTTCATGGAAACCATGTGCGGCGCTGATGAGGAGCTGCGCGCGCTGGTCGGCCGACTTCTCGACGCGCACGAAGAGGCGGCGACGCTCGGCATCGTCTCGGGCGCCATACAGACGGCGGCGCGCGAGTGGAGTGACGGCGCAGGCAGCGGACGGCTGCTGGGTCCGTACCGGCTGCTGAGGGAGCTCGGCCGCGGCGGCATGGGCACGGTCTGGCTCGCGGAGCGCGCGGACGATGCATATCACGCGCAGGTCGCGATCAAGATCGTGCGCGGCGGGTTCGCCGATGCCGAGCTGGCGCGCCGGTTCCGCGCCGAGCGGCAGGTGCTGGCCGACCTCACGCATCCGAACATCGCGCGCCTGCTGGACGGCGGCGATGCGCCGGACGGTACGCCGTACCTGGTCATGGAATACGTCGATGGGGAGGCGATCACGGCGTATTCCGAGCGTCGCGAGCTGGATCTGCGCTCACGGCTCGAGCTGTTCCTGCGCGTCTGCGATGCAGTGCAGCACGCGCATGCGTCGCTGATCGTGCACCGCGACATCAAGCCGTCGAACATCCTCGTGGATGCGGACGGCGTGCCGAAGCTGGTGGACTTCGGCATTGCGAAGCCGCTCGCCGGGAATGCCGATGCCACGGCACTGATGGAGCGGCGGCTCACTCCCTCCTACGCGAGTCCGGAGCAGATCCGCGGCGAGCGTGTCACGGTCGGCACGGATGTGTTCTCGCTCGGTGTTCTGCTGTACGAGCTGCTGACAGGCGAGCAGCCGTTCGGCGCGCAGGCTTCCACGGCGGATCAGCAAAGGCGAGTGCTGGAGATGGATCCACCTGCAGCGAGCGTGGCGGTTCGGCAACGCACCGGAAGCGCGTGGTCGGTCAGCGGGCGGGCGCTGCAGGGTGACCTGGACAACATCGTGGCGCGCTCGATCCGGAAGGAGCCCGAAGCGCGGTACCCGTCGGTGCGGGAACTTGCCGAGGACATCGGCAGGTACGTTGCCGGTCAGCCGGTGCTGGCACGCCCGGCCACAATCAGCTACCGCGCACGCAAGTTCGTGCGACGCCATGCCGGCGCCGTCGCGGCCGCGGCCGCACTCGTGCTCGCGCTGGCCGGTGGACTCGGGGCGACGACGTGGCAGGCACGGCGCGCGGAATCCGCGCGTGCCGACGCCGTCACTGCGCTGGCCCAGGCGAACGTGGTCAAGGACTTCCTGACGGGTCTGTTCCAGGCGAGCGACCCGCGCGCTACGCGCGGCTCCGAGGTGACTGCGCGTGAGCTGCTCGAGCGCGGCGTGGAGCGCGCGGACGAACTGGCGGACCAGCCCGCCGTTCAGGCGGAGCTGCTCAGCGTGCTTGCCCGCGTGCAGCTGCAGCTGGGCGAGTACCGCTCCGCTGCCGACCTCACTGCACGTGCCGTGGACGTCCGGCGCACGCTGCCGCAGGGCGTCGACTCGCTGCTCGTATCCGACATGAACGTTCTGGGTAGCGCATTCGACAGGCTCGGGCAGCCGGACACCGCCGCGCATTATTTCCGGGAAGCGATCGCACTGGGGCGCCCCGTCCTGGGCGAGCAGCACGACGCGGTCATGGGTGCGATGAACAACCTCGCGACATCGCTCGCGCGCCAGGGACTCGATGAGGAGTCGCAGGACATGTACCGTCAGGTGCTCGAGCTCCAGCAGCGCGTGCTCGGCCCCGATCACATTGACAACGCTCCGGTCTACAACAATCTCGGCCTCCAGCTGACACACCACGGCCAGTACGCCGAGGCTGAGCCGCTCATGCGTGAAACGCTCCGTCTCTATCTGGCCGAGTTCGGCGAGGACCACCCGAACACGAGCTTCGGTCTCGACAACCTCGCCATGATGCTACGTGAAGCAGGCCGCTATGATGAAGCGGAGCCGTTCGCCCGGCGCGGCCTGGCCGTGCGCCGGCAGGTGTTCGGCCCCGACCACCGCTTCACCGGCGAATCGCTCTTCTCGCTCGGCACACTGCTCGCCCTGCGCGGCGCGCCCGGCGATCATGTGGAATCCGACTCGCTGCTCAGCGCAGCGCTCGTCGTCTATCACACGACGCTCGGCGAAGACCATCCGGGCACAGCATACGTGCTCCATTCGCAGGGCGTCCTTGCCGAGGCGCAGGGCGACCGTGCGGCCGCTGAACAGAAGTACCGCACGGCACTCGACATCCGGCGTGGATCGACCCGTGACTCGCCGCGCGTCACCATTCACACACTCGTGGCACTCGGACAACTCCTGCTGCCATCCGATACCGCAGCCGCGATGCCGCTGCTGCGTGAAGCGCACACCATTGCCGTCGAACGGCTGGAGCCCGGCGACCCGGTCCGGAGTCGTGCGGCGATCGCGCTTTCCCTCGGACTGGCCGTAACAGGCAGCAGTGCAGAGGCAGCGCCGGTTTTCGAAGCGGCCCTCCGCGCGCTGCGCGAGCGCATCGGCCAGGAGCATCCGGACACGCGCGCCGCGTGTGCCGCTGCACGTGCCGCCGGCATCGATGACGGCGGCACGTGCAGCGCCGGATCACCAGCGCAGAGCTGA